In Gymnogyps californianus isolate 813 chromosome 1, ASM1813914v2, whole genome shotgun sequence, the following are encoded in one genomic region:
- the SLC19A2 gene encoding thiamine transporter 1, which yields MAGLRGGRPARRSARAGGGGGCSWALPTGLLCAYGFFCSVRPSEPFLTRYLLVPHKNLSETQVFNEIYPVWTYSYLVLLFPVFLATDYLRYKPVVLLQGLSLIITWFMLLYAQGLRAIQFLEFFYGIGTATDIAYYSYIYSVVDVSLYQKVTSYCRSATLVGYMVGSVSGQVLVSVAGWSLFSLNVISLTSISIAFGIAWFLPMPQKSFFFHHVSSQQLSWEMKVMDCKNGSAVQDHPDVQRAPGWEDETKVPLNGEGDSTEKQEQKVDIIKVLKDLWHDFLQCYSSQTMLCWSVWWALSTCGYFQVINYAQGLWEMVLPSHSMEIYNGAVEAASTLLGAVAVFVVGHIKTSWAMWGEVALALFSFLIAAAVYIMDTVRNIWVCYASYVVFRIIYMLLITIATFQIATNLSVERYALVFGVNTFIALALQTLLTLIVVDASGLGLDIFTQFMIYASYFAAISLVFLGSGIYSIMRAYRRQEQMQSRSPESQ from the exons atggcggggctgcgggggggccGGCCGGCGCGGCGCTCCGcccgggctggcggcggcggcgggtgcTCCTGGGCGCTGCCCACGGGGCTGCTGTGCGCCTACGGCTTCTTCTGCAGCGTGCGGCCCTCGGAGCCCTTCCTCACCCGGTACCTGCTGGTGCCGCACAAAAACCTCTCCGAGACCCAG GTGTTCAACGAGATTTACCCAGTGTGGACTTACTCCTACCTGGTACTGCTGTTCCCGGTGTTCCTGGCCACGGACTACCTGCGGTACAAGCCTGTGGTCCTGCTGCAGGGCCTGAGCCTCATCATCACCTGGTTTATGCTGCTGTATGCCCAGGGGCTGCGGGCCATCCAGTTCCTTGAGTTCTTCTACGGGATAGGGACGGCCACCGATATTGCCTATTACTCCTACATCTACAGTGTCGTTGATGTCAGCCTGTACCAGAAGGTCACCAGCTACTGCCGGAGTGCCACCCTGGTGGGCTACATGGTGGGCTCGGTGTCCGGGCAGGTCCTTGTGTCGGTGGCAGGATGGTCCCTCTTCAGCCTGAACGTTATCTCCTTAACCAGCATATCCATTGCCTTTGGCATAGCGTGGTTCCTGCCGATGccacaaaaaagctttttctttcaccaCGTCTCAAGTCAGCAGCTCAGTTGGGAAATGAAGGTCATGGACTGTAAAAATGGATCTGCTGTCCAAGATCACCCCGATGTGCAGAGGGCACCCGGCTGGGAGGATGAGACGAAAGTTCCCTTAAACGGGGAGGGTGATTCAACAGAGAAACAG GAGCAGAAAGTAGACATTATAAAGGTGCTCAAAGATCTCTGGCATGACTTCCTGCAGTGCTACTCCTCCCAGACAATGCTCTGCTGGTCTGTGTGGTGGGCACTGTCCACCTGCGGCTACTTTCAGGTCATCAACTACGCTCAGGGCCTGTGGGAGATGGTGCTGCCTTCTCATAGCATGGAGATCTACAATGGTGCTGTGGAGGCAGCCTCGACGCTGCTAG GAGCTGTTGCAGTATTTGTTGTGGGTCACATAAAAACATCCTGGGCAATGTGGGGTGAAGTGGCACTTGCCCTGTTCTCCTTtcttattgctgctgctgtataTATCATGGACACGGTTCGTAACATCTGGGTGTGCTATGCATCCTATGTTGTCTTCAGAATTATCTACATGCTGCTAATCACAATAGCAAC GTTCCAGATCGCTACAAATCTCAGTGTGGAGCGGTACGCCCTGGTGTTTGGGGTCAATACTTTCATTGCCTTAGCACTTCAGACTCTGCTCACTTTGATTGTTGTGGATGCCAGTGGGCTTGGGTTGGACATCTTCACCCAG TTCATGATTTATGCCTCTTACTTTGCGGCCATCTCACTGGTGTTCTTGGGCAGTGGCATATACAGTATTATGAGAGCTTACAGAAGACAAGAGCAGATGCAAAGCAGATCTCCTGAAAGCCAGTAG